The following are encoded together in the Pseudodesulfovibrio indicus genome:
- a CDS encoding DNA repair protein RecN, which produces MLELLRIRNLALIEDAELEFSPGLNALTGETGAGKSFIMRAVDFLMGERMDKKLVRPGAEKATVEALFVLPEGETVIRRELSADTGRSRVFVNDALSSQPTIRDMGTRLIIHTSQHGQQKLLSPAFQSEILDSFLPDQTLLDERNDRLAVLHDVLERKQRLSEKFDDLNKQREFLEYQRKEIDSVDPQPDEENELEERKKIIKDRERAGECLQNALNLLHGEVGLLDAMTLLNREMEIVARLFPGFDEDREAIEELRMRLHDMDSRLRRGPGDFDDEDSMSLDDIEARLYELAKLKRKLRRGLDEIVDMKREIDESLSFLDACALDMKVLNREEDAAASALRETLDKLNKARKKAAGELAIRIVDELTDLGFSEHVKVHFEFDARELHPGCEDMRGRLMWVPNPGQPAQPLDRIASGGELSRFLLALVTMRGNGEVDKDALPSLIFDEVDAGIGGLTLNSVGAKLRALADRQQMLLITHWPQLARKADRHFLIKKEVIDNVTYTRCERLEGDEIKCELARMAGGGEQGAALAEKLCK; this is translated from the coding sequence ATGCTCGAACTGCTGCGCATCAGGAACCTGGCTCTCATCGAGGACGCGGAGCTGGAATTTTCTCCGGGCCTCAACGCACTGACCGGCGAGACCGGCGCGGGCAAGTCCTTCATCATGCGCGCCGTGGACTTTCTCATGGGCGAGCGCATGGACAAGAAGCTCGTCCGGCCCGGCGCGGAAAAGGCCACGGTGGAGGCGCTCTTCGTCCTGCCCGAGGGCGAGACCGTCATCCGCCGCGAGCTATCCGCCGACACCGGGCGCAGCCGGGTGTTCGTCAACGATGCCCTGTCCTCCCAGCCGACCATCCGCGACATGGGAACCCGGCTGATCATCCACACCTCCCAGCACGGCCAGCAGAAGCTCCTCTCCCCGGCCTTCCAGTCCGAGATCCTCGACTCCTTCCTGCCGGACCAGACCCTGCTCGACGAGCGCAACGACCGCCTGGCCGTGCTGCACGACGTGCTGGAGCGCAAGCAGCGCTTGTCCGAGAAGTTCGACGACCTCAACAAGCAGCGGGAGTTTCTGGAATACCAGCGCAAGGAGATCGACTCCGTGGACCCGCAGCCGGACGAGGAAAACGAGCTGGAGGAACGCAAGAAGATCATCAAGGACCGCGAACGCGCGGGCGAATGCCTCCAGAACGCCCTGAATCTCCTGCACGGCGAGGTCGGCCTGCTCGACGCCATGACCCTGCTCAACCGCGAGATGGAGATCGTCGCCCGGCTCTTTCCCGGCTTCGACGAGGACCGCGAGGCCATCGAGGAGCTGCGCATGCGGCTGCACGACATGGACTCCCGGCTGCGGCGCGGCCCCGGCGACTTCGATGACGAGGATTCCATGTCCCTGGACGACATCGAGGCCCGGCTCTACGAACTGGCCAAGCTCAAGCGGAAACTTCGGCGCGGCCTGGACGAAATCGTTGACATGAAGCGGGAGATAGACGAAAGCCTCTCCTTCCTGGACGCCTGTGCCCTGGACATGAAGGTCCTGAACCGCGAGGAGGACGCCGCCGCCTCCGCCCTCCGGGAGACCCTGGACAAGCTCAACAAGGCGCGCAAGAAGGCGGCCGGCGAGCTGGCCATCCGCATCGTGGACGAGCTCACGGACCTCGGCTTTTCCGAGCACGTGAAGGTGCATTTCGAATTCGACGCCCGCGAACTCCACCCCGGGTGCGAGGACATGCGCGGGCGGCTCATGTGGGTGCCGAACCCCGGCCAGCCGGCCCAGCCCCTGGACCGCATCGCCTCGGGCGGCGAGCTCTCGCGCTTCCTGCTCGCCCTGGTGACCATGCGCGGCAACGGCGAGGTGGACAAGGACGCCCTGCCCTCGCTCATCTTCGACGAGGTGGACGCGGGCATCGGCGGGCTGACGCTCAACTCCGTGGGCGCCAAGCTGCGCGCCCTGGCAGACCGCCAGCAGATGCTGCTCATCACCCACTGGCCGCAGCTGGCGCGCAAGGCGGACCGCCACTTCCTGATCAAGAAGGAAGTCATCGACAACGTCACCTACACCCGCTGCGAGCGGCTCGAAGGCGACGAGATCAAATGCGAGCTGGCCCGCATGGCCGGAGGCGGCGAACAGGGCGCGGCCCTGGCCGAGAAATTGTGCAAGTAG
- a CDS encoding ATP-binding protein has protein sequence MLELQRILTRLGIVSRVISCELDRVKDTLHYLACHTLELFQITPRDPAVIDAWLAREGFAVGEDGFFLSLDRLEAFRAGKLPGGIMSYSWPPDRADDPDARYRLFCHRNMGDLLRTLQERLPGTVWVYYQDVTNTALQYPYIDQITAITPDFQWSEYHTWQSVCPENNPERLVRWSPPHIDYAGQGLIIAASIPVYEDDAFIGLWSIDLNVDSLVRASVLAPTRPSQLTCVVGDDGTVIASSRGVMVDDMGKGEMSVIPFRNMHPAFAGLDLRELLELRQGCRTVRARDDDFHVCWVDLHSMDWLCVSVLCRDDLLDTAKEQFREAFNNLGRGRPDSWVGVEGLPPELLDLAEAYNRMVEKLNLARTDLLRQKTELSRQKEMAEAASAAKTFFLANMSHELRTPLNGIVGMHRLLQETDLSAEQTEYVDLAVQSVRRLTDLLGDILDLTRIESGKLVLYSHPFSLRETLGFVHQLFASSCQEKGIACEAYVDPAVEDNLVGDPVRFQQVVNNLVGNAVKFTDAGTVSVGAYPLPCGEAGRCRVLFAVDDTGVGMDEADMERLFEPFIQADSSYGKPFQGAGLGLSIVRRLVGLMGGEVDAASVPGRGTSFHFCLEFGLSDYAGAEVVETAPGCPSRERCAVLLAEDESVNRVAITSYMEKLGFAAAGVANGIEALRALREGEYGLVLMDIQMPFMDGVEAMRAIRMGEAGERNRDIPIVALTAFAMAGDRESFLEAGADEYLPKPVDLDRLAEVVNLLLAGKARRG, from the coding sequence ATGCTCGAATTGCAACGCATACTGACGCGGCTGGGAATCGTCTCCAGGGTCATCTCCTGCGAGCTGGACAGGGTCAAGGACACCCTGCACTACCTCGCGTGCCACACCCTGGAGCTGTTCCAGATCACGCCGCGCGACCCTGCGGTCATCGACGCCTGGCTTGCGCGCGAGGGGTTCGCCGTGGGCGAGGACGGCTTCTTCCTGAGCCTGGACCGGCTGGAGGCCTTCCGCGCCGGGAAGCTGCCGGGCGGGATCATGAGCTACTCCTGGCCGCCGGACCGGGCGGACGACCCGGACGCCCGCTACCGCCTGTTCTGCCACCGCAACATGGGCGATCTGCTGCGGACCCTGCAGGAGCGGCTGCCCGGCACGGTCTGGGTCTACTACCAGGACGTCACCAATACCGCCCTGCAATATCCCTACATCGATCAGATCACGGCCATCACGCCTGATTTCCAGTGGTCGGAGTACCACACCTGGCAATCGGTCTGCCCGGAGAACAACCCGGAGCGGCTGGTGCGCTGGTCGCCGCCGCACATCGACTACGCGGGCCAGGGGCTGATCATCGCCGCCTCCATCCCGGTCTACGAGGACGACGCGTTCATCGGGCTGTGGTCCATCGATCTCAATGTGGACAGCCTGGTCCGCGCCTCGGTCCTGGCCCCGACGCGGCCGTCGCAGTTGACCTGCGTGGTGGGCGACGACGGCACGGTCATCGCCTCCAGCCGGGGCGTGATGGTGGACGATATGGGCAAGGGCGAGATGTCGGTCATTCCCTTCCGAAACATGCACCCGGCCTTCGCCGGGCTGGACCTTCGGGAGCTGCTGGAGCTGCGCCAGGGATGCCGTACCGTGCGGGCCAGGGACGACGATTTTCACGTCTGCTGGGTGGACCTGCACAGCATGGACTGGCTGTGCGTCAGCGTGCTGTGCCGCGACGACCTGCTGGACACGGCCAAGGAGCAGTTCCGCGAGGCGTTCAACAATCTCGGCCGGGGCCGCCCGGACTCCTGGGTGGGGGTCGAGGGGCTGCCGCCGGAGCTGCTGGACCTGGCCGAGGCGTACAACCGGATGGTCGAGAAGCTCAACCTGGCGCGCACGGACCTGTTGCGCCAGAAGACCGAGCTTTCCCGGCAAAAGGAGATGGCCGAGGCCGCCAGCGCCGCCAAGACGTTCTTCCTGGCCAACATGAGCCATGAGTTGCGCACGCCGCTGAACGGCATCGTGGGCATGCACCGGCTGCTGCAGGAGACCGACCTCTCCGCCGAACAGACGGAGTACGTGGACCTGGCGGTGCAGTCCGTGCGCCGCCTGACCGACCTGCTCGGCGACATTCTCGACCTGACGCGCATCGAGTCCGGCAAGCTGGTCCTGTACAGCCACCCGTTCAGCCTGCGCGAGACCCTGGGGTTCGTGCACCAGCTCTTCGCGTCCTCCTGCCAGGAGAAGGGGATCGCCTGCGAGGCGTACGTGGACCCGGCGGTGGAGGACAATCTGGTGGGCGACCCGGTGCGTTTCCAGCAGGTGGTCAACAACCTGGTTGGCAATGCGGTCAAGTTCACCGACGCCGGGACCGTGTCCGTGGGGGCCTATCCTCTGCCTTGCGGGGAGGCGGGCCGCTGCCGGGTGCTCTTCGCCGTGGACGACACGGGCGTCGGCATGGACGAGGCGGACATGGAGCGGCTGTTCGAGCCGTTCATCCAGGCGGACAGCAGCTACGGCAAGCCGTTCCAGGGCGCGGGCCTGGGGTTGTCCATCGTCCGCAGGCTGGTGGGGCTGATGGGCGGAGAGGTGGACGCGGCCAGCGTTCCGGGCCGGGGGACCTCCTTTCACTTTTGCCTGGAATTCGGGCTGTCGGACTACGCGGGCGCGGAGGTCGTGGAGACGGCCCCCGGCTGCCCAAGCAGGGAGCGCTGCGCCGTGCTGCTGGCCGAGGACGAGTCCGTCAACCGGGTGGCGATCACCAGCTACATGGAGAAGCTCGGCTTTGCCGCCGCGGGCGTGGCCAACGGGATCGAGGCCCTGCGCGCCCTGCGCGAGGGGGAGTACGGACTGGTGCTGATGGACATCCAGATGCCGTTCATGGACGGGGTCGAGGCCATGCGGGCCATCCGCATGGGCGAGGCCGGGGAGCGCAACCGGGATATCCCCATCGTGGCCCTGACCGCCTTTGCCATGGCCGGGGATCGGGAAAGCTTTCTTGAGGCCGGGGCCGACGAGTACCTGCCCAAGCCCGTGGACCTGGACCGGCTGGCCGAGGTCGTCAACCTGCTGCTGGCGGGAAAGGCGCGGCGCGGTTAG
- a CDS encoding GNAT family N-acetyltransferase translates to MIVLRPSLDGEEPLIEDIIRRSMLASYAHFLPADRFQRILDLDRPGTVARENGPNFLIAEVDGTPAGVMLLKGDYVDHLWAAPDFMGCGVGTALLAHAEELAAKAGHERLVLDCFEKNVNALAFYRARGFVVERTYDSTTYLAGEMTCRLGKDLARP, encoded by the coding sequence GTGATCGTCCTGCGCCCGTCCCTGGACGGAGAAGAACCGCTCATCGAAGACATCATCCGCCGCTCCATGCTGGCGAGCTACGCCCATTTCCTGCCCGCCGACCGGTTCCAGCGCATCCTGGACCTGGACCGGCCCGGCACCGTGGCCCGCGAGAACGGCCCGAATTTCCTCATTGCCGAAGTGGACGGCACGCCCGCCGGGGTCATGCTCCTGAAGGGCGACTACGTGGACCACCTCTGGGCCGCCCCGGACTTCATGGGCTGCGGGGTGGGCACCGCCCTGCTCGCGCACGCCGAGGAGCTGGCCGCGAAGGCGGGACACGAACGGCTTGTCCTGGATTGTTTCGAGAAGAACGTGAATGCCCTGGCCTTCTACCGCGCCAGGGGATTCGTCGTGGAGCGGACCTACGACTCCACCACCTATCTCGCGGGCGAGATGACCTGCCGCCTGGGCAAGGATCTGGCCCGCCCCTAA
- a CDS encoding ABC transporter permease, with protein MKRRPLKRVSPWARHALLVLGALIVGVMSIGAVFAPLIAPFDPNLINVDALLLPPGPVHLMGTDALGRDIFSRILYGGRVSLWVGFVAVGIATSIGVVLGLISGYFGRLVDEIIMRGVDVMLCFPSFFLILAVIAFLEPSLTNIMIVIGLTGWMGVARLVRAETLSIRERDYVLAARAAGAGPGRILFRHIMPNALGPVLVSATLGVAGAILTESSLSFLGLGVQPPDASWGNILMEGKEVLGIAWWLSVFPGLAILITVLGYNLLGESLRDLLDPRLKQ; from the coding sequence ATGAAGCGCCGCCCCCTGAAACGGGTTTCCCCCTGGGCACGCCACGCCCTGCTCGTGCTCGGCGCGCTCATCGTGGGCGTCATGTCCATCGGGGCCGTGTTCGCCCCGCTCATCGCGCCCTTCGACCCCAACCTGATCAACGTGGACGCCCTGCTCCTGCCGCCCGGCCCCGTACACCTCATGGGCACGGACGCGCTGGGCCGCGACATCTTCTCGCGCATCCTGTACGGCGGGCGCGTCTCCCTGTGGGTCGGGTTCGTGGCCGTGGGCATCGCCACCTCCATCGGCGTGGTCCTGGGACTGATCTCCGGCTATTTCGGCAGGCTGGTGGACGAGATCATCATGCGCGGCGTGGACGTCATGCTCTGCTTCCCTTCCTTCTTCCTGATCCTGGCGGTCATCGCCTTCCTGGAGCCGAGCCTGACCAACATCATGATCGTCATCGGCCTGACCGGCTGGATGGGCGTGGCCCGCCTGGTGCGCGCCGAGACCCTGTCCATCCGCGAGCGGGACTACGTCCTGGCCGCCCGCGCCGCCGGAGCCGGGCCGGGCCGCATCCTGTTCCGCCACATCATGCCCAACGCCCTTGGGCCGGTGCTCGTCTCCGCCACGCTCGGCGTGGCCGGGGCCATCCTGACCGAGTCCTCCCTCTCCTTCCTCGGCCTGGGCGTGCAGCCGCCCGACGCCTCCTGGGGCAACATTCTCATGGAGGGCAAGGAGGTGCTCGGCATCGCCTGGTGGCTGTCCGTGTTCCCCGGCTTGGCCATCCTGATCACCGTGCTCGGCTACAACCTGCTCGGCGAATCCCTGCGCGACCTGCTCGACCCGAGGCTCAAACAGTGA
- a CDS encoding ABC transporter permease, which yields MGQVLKKILIKLLWVGVVFLGITVISFWVIHLAPGSPTDLQTTLNPEAGVEARLQLEQLYGLDQPLHVQYGNWLKRLVHLDFGQSMSGDHRPVWDKIKERLPLTFGMNVASLILTLLIAVPVGVAAAWWRGGAFDKISTVVVFIGFAMPGFWLALLLMLWLGISWPILPISGLTSMGFDSMSAPEQWWDVTKHLILPVFIYTSGSWAGMSRFMRSSMLEVLRQDYIMTARAKGLSSRVVLFKHALRNALMPVITILGLSVPALIGGSVIIESIFALPGLGQLFYQAVMARDYPLIMGSLVLGAVLTLAGNLLADVGYGLADPRIRVGQGRGR from the coding sequence ATGGGTCAGGTTCTGAAGAAAATTTTGATCAAGCTCCTGTGGGTGGGCGTGGTGTTTCTGGGAATCACGGTCATCAGCTTCTGGGTCATCCATCTGGCCCCGGGCTCGCCCACGGACCTGCAGACCACCCTCAACCCCGAGGCCGGGGTGGAGGCGCGGCTGCAGCTGGAGCAGCTCTACGGACTCGACCAGCCCCTGCACGTCCAGTACGGGAACTGGCTGAAACGGCTGGTCCACCTCGACTTCGGCCAGTCCATGTCCGGCGACCACCGCCCCGTGTGGGACAAGATCAAGGAGCGGCTGCCCCTGACCTTCGGCATGAACGTGGCCTCCCTGATCCTGACGCTGCTGATCGCCGTGCCCGTGGGCGTGGCCGCGGCCTGGTGGCGCGGCGGGGCCTTCGACAAAATCTCCACGGTCGTCGTGTTCATAGGCTTCGCCATGCCCGGCTTCTGGCTGGCCCTGCTGCTCATGCTCTGGCTGGGCATCAGCTGGCCCATCCTGCCCATCTCCGGCCTGACCTCCATGGGGTTCGACTCCATGTCCGCGCCCGAGCAGTGGTGGGACGTGACCAAGCACCTGATCCTGCCGGTGTTCATCTACACCTCCGGGTCCTGGGCGGGCATGTCCCGGTTCATGCGCTCCTCCATGCTGGAGGTCCTGCGCCAGGACTACATCATGACCGCCCGCGCCAAGGGGCTGTCCAGCCGGGTGGTGCTGTTCAAGCATGCCCTCCGCAACGCGCTCATGCCGGTCATCACCATCCTCGGCCTGTCGGTCCCGGCGCTCATCGGCGGCTCGGTGATCATCGAATCCATCTTCGCCCTGCCCGGCCTGGGCCAGCTCTTCTACCAGGCGGTCATGGCCCGCGACTATCCGCTGATCATGGGCAGCCTGGTCCTCGGCGCGGTCTTGACGCTGGCGGGCAACCTGCTGGCCGACGTGGGCTACGGGCTGGCCGATCCGCGCATCCGGGTGGGCCAGGGGAGGGGCCGATGA
- a CDS encoding DNA-methyltransferase, protein MKIQIGNATMCKGEALSVLKDMDDGSVDAVLTDPPYSSGGLTVGQRQQAPSKKYQSSDALKKFADFPGDNRDQRSFITWATLWLAEAYRVAKPGAPLMMFTDWRQLPAMTDALQAGGWLWRNIVVWDKPTARPAKGEFKRQCEFVLIGSKGKLAPATERCLPGVFRHSIVSGGKRQHLTEKPVPLLRDLLQISPEGCTILDPFAGSATTAQACLETGRKFIGVELSEVYFDVACARLNTLANWTI, encoded by the coding sequence ATGAAGATACAGATAGGCAATGCGACGATGTGCAAAGGCGAGGCCCTGAGCGTCTTGAAGGACATGGACGACGGGAGTGTCGACGCGGTATTGACTGATCCGCCGTACTCCAGCGGCGGACTGACGGTCGGCCAGCGTCAGCAGGCCCCGTCCAAGAAGTACCAAAGCTCCGACGCCCTGAAGAAGTTCGCCGACTTCCCCGGAGACAACCGGGACCAGCGTTCGTTCATCACCTGGGCCACGCTCTGGCTCGCCGAGGCCTACCGGGTGGCGAAACCCGGAGCGCCGCTCATGATGTTCACGGACTGGCGGCAGCTCCCGGCCATGACCGACGCGCTCCAGGCGGGCGGCTGGCTCTGGCGGAACATCGTCGTCTGGGACAAGCCCACGGCCCGACCGGCCAAAGGTGAATTCAAGCGGCAATGCGAGTTCGTCCTCATCGGCAGCAAGGGCAAACTCGCACCGGCCACGGAACGATGTCTTCCCGGAGTCTTCCGGCACTCCATCGTCTCCGGCGGCAAGCGCCAACACCTGACCGAGAAGCCCGTGCCGCTCCTCCGCGATCTGCTTCAGATCAGCCCGGAGGGCTGCACCATCCTCGACCCCTTTGCAGGCTCGGCCACCACGGCCCAGGCCTGCCTGGAAACAGGCCGCAAGTTCATCGGCGTGGAACTCTCCGAGGTATACTTCGACGTCGCCTGCGCCCGCCTCAACACCCTCGCAAACTGGACGATCTAA
- a CDS encoding Com family DNA-binding transcriptional regulator: MRNEIRCGNCNRLLGKGQAYEIQIKCPRCGTMNHLIARSVDPESPRASTEDSYEDTDRQCDDVQRRGPERLEGHGRRECRRGID; this comes from the coding sequence ATGAGAAACGAAATCCGTTGTGGCAATTGCAATCGCCTGCTCGGCAAAGGGCAGGCGTATGAAATCCAGATCAAGTGTCCGCGTTGCGGCACCATGAACCACCTGATCGCCAGGAGCGTCGACCCAGAAAGCCCGCGAGCCTCAACAGAGGATTCGTATGAAGATACAGATAGGCAATGCGACGATGTGCAAAGGCGAGGCCCTGAGCGTCTTGAAGGACATGGACGACGGGAGTGTCGACGCGGTATTGACTGA
- a CDS encoding tail fiber assembly protein, with product MLRVFRLSGGGILNVDNDVDADMCVRQGGVEIDSEVALEVFGDDWSCVAPSCARMAEDGTITYTPPDRSSRGLLWDAASKTWIVDQSSPILAAAVRDERDRLLAACDWTQMPDSPLDADTQAAWTAYRQALRDVPEQPGFPVSVEWPEEPA from the coding sequence ATGTTACGAGTATTTCGACTCTCTGGCGGTGGCATCCTCAACGTGGATAACGACGTTGATGCGGATATGTGCGTGAGACAAGGCGGCGTAGAAATCGATAGTGAAGTGGCCTTGGAGGTGTTCGGCGACGACTGGTCGTGCGTGGCTCCGAGTTGTGCGCGGATGGCCGAGGACGGAACCATCACCTACACCCCGCCCGACAGGTCCTCACGCGGGCTGTTGTGGGATGCGGCAAGCAAGACGTGGATCGTCGACCAGTCGTCTCCCATCCTGGCGGCAGCCGTTCGTGATGAACGGGATCGGCTGCTGGCCGCGTGCGATTGGACGCAGATGCCCGACAGTCCGTTGGATGCCGACACCCAGGCCGCGTGGACGGCATACCGGCAGGCTCTCCGAGATGTGCCGGAGCAACCCGGATTCCCCGTCAGCGTGGAGTGGCCCGAGGAACCCGCATAA
- a CDS encoding phage tail protein, producing MALILTKAGAEAYAEAEATGIKLQGTHMAVGDGNGVAVSPTNAWESLTNETWRGDLQSITANEAGQAVFVAHVPITVGGWYIREVGIFAGETLIAVAAYPEAWKPAPEAADKVELVITAPLAFSDTENISLTVDTTKVLASQVHVAEAIDTHDTDPGAHADIRQALIEKVHNSLSFRDAADAHPMSAVTGLADALSILDQDLAQIEIDYLDSSDIGVSVLAPDGDGSAVTGVDANLLRGLTPNAIMQSPFIGNRTATGTWTLTVTVARPVFLVAHAPLDQGTDAYVEFKVISGSISSSISSLNRVSGLGLAATGAGYSNCAVIIPSDTTLEIQITKRLGGAVVTAFQNNA from the coding sequence ATGGCGCTCATACTGACAAAGGCCGGGGCCGAGGCCTATGCCGAGGCGGAAGCAACCGGCATCAAGCTCCAGGGCACGCACATGGCCGTTGGCGACGGAAACGGCGTTGCCGTCTCCCCCACCAACGCCTGGGAATCGTTGACCAACGAAACGTGGCGCGGCGATCTGCAATCCATCACCGCCAACGAGGCCGGGCAAGCGGTCTTCGTGGCCCATGTACCCATCACCGTGGGCGGCTGGTACATCCGTGAGGTCGGCATCTTCGCCGGAGAGACCCTCATCGCGGTGGCCGCCTACCCGGAAGCCTGGAAACCGGCCCCCGAAGCGGCGGACAAGGTCGAGTTGGTCATCACCGCCCCGCTGGCATTTTCGGACACGGAGAACATCTCGCTCACCGTGGACACCACCAAGGTGCTCGCCTCCCAGGTACACGTGGCTGAAGCCATTGACACCCACGACACCGATCCCGGAGCGCACGCGGACATCCGGCAGGCGCTCATCGAAAAGGTACACAATTCCCTTAGTTTTCGTGATGCTGCCGACGCTCACCCCATGAGTGCGGTAACAGGACTTGCCGACGCTCTGTCGATTCTTGACCAGGATTTGGCGCAGATTGAAATTGACTACCTCGATTCCTCTGACATTGGTGTTTCCGTGCTCGCCCCGGACGGGGACGGCTCGGCTGTGACCGGAGTCGACGCCAATTTGCTGCGGGGGCTGACCCCCAACGCAATCATGCAGTCGCCGTTCATCGGCAACAGGACTGCCACCGGTACCTGGACATTGACGGTTACCGTAGCAAGGCCCGTTTTTCTGGTTGCCCATGCCCCCCTGGATCAAGGCACCGATGCCTATGTTGAATTCAAGGTGATATCCGGTTCCATCTCGTCCAGCATCTCTTCGCTGAACCGAGTCTCGGGATTAGGCCTTGCTGCAACGGGGGCTGGTTATAGCAATTGCGCTGTGATTATTCCGAGCGACACGACGTTGGAAATTCAAATCACGAAGCGTCTCGGCGGGGCCGTGGTTACGGCGTTCCAGAACAACGCATAG
- a CDS encoding phage tail protein, with protein MSIFKEYFFKTLRWPLIHSVGPLAALVEGLARAMDEVREDIIWLRDQFNPWTCDAGMIVKHAESRGISRHPAESEEGYRERCIRAFAWHRLGGGQLGMPQILAHFGYPDTEILNVRQEDPERWAEFKPQVPIPESGLHADDFPHIGWIANETKPARSKLAGICVTSSVQGATHAGGIIYTTQYSQLLPQPVTAITLDSHVHGGGYLHTVGRISI; from the coding sequence ATGTCCATCTTCAAGGAGTACTTCTTCAAGACCCTGCGCTGGCCGCTCATCCACAGCGTCGGTCCCCTGGCCGCCCTGGTGGAAGGTCTCGCCAGGGCGATGGACGAAGTCCGGGAGGATATCATCTGGCTCCGCGACCAGTTCAACCCGTGGACCTGCGATGCCGGAATGATCGTCAAGCACGCCGAGAGTCGCGGCATATCCCGGCACCCGGCTGAGTCCGAGGAGGGATACCGGGAGCGCTGCATCCGCGCCTTCGCATGGCACCGTCTCGGCGGCGGCCAACTCGGCATGCCGCAAATCCTCGCCCACTTCGGCTACCCGGACACCGAGATACTCAACGTCCGCCAGGAAGACCCGGAACGTTGGGCCGAGTTCAAACCCCAGGTGCCGATTCCCGAGTCAGGCCTGCATGCCGATGATTTTCCACATATCGGCTGGATAGCCAACGAGACCAAGCCCGCCCGCTCCAAGTTGGCCGGTATATGCGTAACCAGCTCGGTGCAGGGAGCAACACACGCGGGCGGCATAATCTACACGACGCAATACAGCCAGTTGCTCCCGCAACCGGTCACCGCGATAACCCTTGACTCCCACGTTCACGGCGGCGGCTATCTGCACACCGTGGGCCGGATCAGCATCTAG
- a CDS encoding baseplate J/gp47 family protein: protein MSKTLDEVRSMVFGHVEDVQEEYAAKGWLPRRLNLNKGVVRGLLEIFCWGLYQLYQLLAAVFVQAAPTEATDEAWMEWHAEQVEAPRKQATKAVGIVRFARTATSGNTPIPAGRIVRTLPDGSGNVYRFVTTAGAVIADGTNEVAVPVVAEEYGAASNVSAGQITELVTTVPGVDIVGNSADWLTSEGADLETLEKLRERYILRWLGNNGMTKYAYASWALSVAGVVAVKVLDQHPRGQGTVDAIVKGSAGIPTDTLLGLVRAAVATGAKPEEVQAGPPINDDWEVRGPQPLSLAIAGELEIKPGYHVDTVVALAEQRVRAIFTDPATVAGVIPLQIGEDVPLDRLTGVVMAVEGVKRVNWTSPVADQVVADDGLAVLESLAFTTVEAGEE, encoded by the coding sequence TTGTCTAAGACCCTCGACGAGGTGCGCTCCATGGTCTTCGGCCACGTGGAGGATGTGCAGGAGGAATACGCGGCCAAGGGCTGGCTTCCGCGCCGTCTGAACCTGAACAAGGGCGTGGTGCGCGGTCTGCTCGAAATCTTTTGCTGGGGGCTGTACCAGCTCTACCAGCTCCTTGCCGCCGTGTTCGTCCAGGCCGCGCCCACCGAGGCCACCGACGAGGCGTGGATGGAATGGCACGCCGAACAGGTTGAGGCCCCGCGCAAGCAGGCGACCAAAGCCGTGGGCATTGTCCGTTTCGCCCGTACAGCAACCTCCGGGAACACCCCCATTCCGGCGGGCCGGATCGTCCGCACCCTTCCTGATGGCAGCGGCAACGTCTACCGTTTCGTGACCACCGCTGGCGCCGTCATTGCGGACGGCACCAACGAGGTCGCCGTTCCCGTCGTGGCCGAGGAGTACGGGGCCGCCTCCAACGTGTCCGCCGGGCAGATCACGGAACTGGTCACCACGGTGCCGGGTGTGGACATCGTCGGCAACTCGGCGGACTGGCTGACTTCCGAAGGGGCGGACCTCGAAACCCTGGAGAAGCTCCGCGAACGGTATATCCTGCGCTGGCTCGGCAACAACGGTATGACGAAATACGCCTATGCGTCGTGGGCGCTGTCCGTGGCGGGCGTGGTCGCCGTCAAAGTGCTGGACCAACATCCGCGAGGCCAAGGGACCGTTGACGCCATCGTCAAGGGCTCCGCCGGTATTCCCACCGACACGCTGCTTGGTCTGGTTCGGGCCGCCGTCGCCACAGGCGCGAAGCCGGAAGAGGTTCAGGCCGGGCCGCCGATCAACGATGACTGGGAAGTGCGCGGTCCGCAACCGCTCTCGCTTGCCATAGCGGGCGAATTGGAGATCAAGCCCGGCTATCACGTGGACACGGTCGTGGCCCTGGCCGAGCAAAGGGTACGCGCCATATTCACGGACCCGGCCACCGTGGCCGGAGTGATCCCTCTCCAGATAGGCGAGGACGTACCGCTTGACCGCCTGACCGGAGTGGTCATGGCCGTTGAAGGCGTCAAGCGCGTCAACTGGACCTCCCCGGTCGCAGATCAGGTCGTGGCCGACGATGGGCTTGCCGTCCTGGAATCCCTGGCCTTCACCACGGTTGAGGCTGGAGAGGAATAA